The genomic window GGAAGTGAGGGTGTTAGATCCAACAGGAAgggagggtgttagatccaacaggaagggagggtgttagatccaacaggaagggagggtgttagatccaacGGATAGGGAGGGTGTTAGATACAACGGATAGGGAGGGTGTTAGATACAACGGATAGGGAGGGTGTTAGATACAACGGATAGGGAGGGTGTTAGATACAACGGATAGGGAGGGTGTTAGATACAACGGATAGGGAGGGTGTTAGATACAACGGATAGGGAGGGTGTTAGATACAACGGATAgggagggtgttagatccaacgggtagggagggtgttagatccaacgggtagggagggtgttagatccaacgggtagggagggtgttagatccaacgggtagggagggtgttagatccaaTGGATAGGGAGGGTGTTAGAGTGTTAGATGAAGAAGTGGAAGTTTTAACAATGATACTCCctccccttgtgtgtgtgtgtgtgtgtgtgtgtgtaggacaaGCCAGAGACGTGGGAGAAACAGTGGAGGTGTTTCAAGATGCTGCTGTTCAACCACTTCTGTATCCAGCTGCCCATGATCTGTGGAACGTACCACTTCACTGAGTTCTTCAGCATCCCCTACGACTGGGACAGCATGCCACGATggtacgacccaacacacacacacaacctcccctacgactgggacagcatgccacgatggtacgacccaacacacacacacaacctcccctacgactgggacagcatgccatgatggtacgacccaacacacacacacacaacctcccctacgactgggacagcatgccacgatggtacgacccaacacacacacacacaacctcccctacgactgggacagcatgccacgatggtacgacccaacacacacacacacaacctcccctacgactgggacagcctgccacgatggtacgacccaacacacacacacacaacctcccctacgactgggacagcctgccacgatggtacgacccaacacacacacaacctcccctacgactgggacagcatgccatgatggtacgacccaacacacacacacacaacctcccctacgactgggacagcatgccacgatggtacgacccaacacacacacacaacctcccctacgactGGGACAGCATGCCACGATGGTaagacccaacacacacacacaacctcccctacgactgggacagcatgccacgatggtacgacccaacacacacacacacaacctcccctacgactGCGACAGCATGCCACGATggtacgacccaacacacacacacacaacctcccctacgactgggacagcctgccacgatggtacgacccaacacacacacacacaacctcccctacgactgggacagcctgccacgatggtacgacccaacacacacacaacctcccctacgactgggacagcatgccaagatggtacgacccaacacacacacacacaacctcccctacgactgggacagcatgccacgatggtacgacccaacacacacacacacaacctcccctacgactgggacagcctgccacgatggtacgacccaacacacacacacacaacctcccctacgactgggacagcctgccacgatggtacgacccaacacacacacacacaacctcccctacgactgggacagcctgccacgatggtacgacccaacacacacacacacaacctcccctacgactgggacagcctgccacgatggtacgacccaacacacacacaatctccccTACGACTGCGACAGCCTGCCACAATggtacgacccaacacacacacaacctcccctacgactGGGACAGCATGCCACGATGGTacgactcaacacacacacacaacctctcctacgactgggacagcctgccacgatggtacgacccaacacgcacacaacctcccctacgactGGGACAGCATGCCACGATGgtatgacccaacacacacacacacaacctcccctacgactgggacagcatgccactttggtacgacccaacacacacacaacctcccctacgactGAGACAGCATGCCACTTTggtacgacccaacacacacacaacctcccctacgactGAGACAGCATGCCACGATggtacgacccaacacacacacacaacctcccctacgactgggacagcatgccatgatggtacgacccaacacacacacacaacctcccctacgactgggacagcatgccacgatggtacgacccaacacacacacacaacctcccctacgactgggacagcatgccacgatggtacgacccaacacacacacaacctcccctacgactgggacagcatgccatgatggtacgacccaacacacacacacacaacctcccctacgactgggacagcatgccacgatggtacgacccaacacacacaaaacctcccctacgactgggacagcatgccatgatggtatgacccaacacacacacacacaacctcccctacgactgggacagcatgccatgatggtacgacccaacacacacacacaacctcccctacgactgggacagcctgccacgatggtacgacccaacacacacacacacaacctcccctacgactGAGACAGCCTGCCACGATggtacgacccaacacacacacacacaacctcccctacgactgggacagcctgccacgatggtacgacccaacacacacacaatctccccTACGACTGGGACAGCCTGCCACAATggtacgacccaacacacacacaatctcccctacgactgggacagcatgccacgatggtacgacccaacacacacacagcctcccctacgactgggacagcatgccacgatggtacgacccaacacacacacaacctcccctacgactGGGACAGCCTGCCACGATGGTacgactcaacacacacacacaacctctcctacgactgggacagcctgccacgatggtacgacccaacacgcacacaacctcccctacgactGGGACAGCCTGCCACGATGGTacgactcaacacacacacacaacctcccctacgactGGGACAGCATGCCACGATGgtatgacccaacacacacacacacacaacctcccctacgactGGGACAGCATGCCACGATGgtatgacccaacacacacacacacacaacctcccctacgactGAGACAGCATGCCACTTTggtacgacccaacacacacacaacctcccctacgactGAGACAGCATGCCACGATggtacgacccaacacacacacacaacctcccctacgactgggacagcatgccatgatggtacgacccaacacgcacacaacctcccctacgactGGGACAGCCTGCCACGATGGTacgactcaacacacacacaacctcccctacgactGGGACAGCATGCCACGATGgtatgacccaacacacacacacacacaacctcccctacgactGGGACAGCATGCCACGATGgtatgacccaacacacacacacacacaacctcccctacgactGAGACAGCATGCCACTTTggtacgacccaacacacacacaacctcccctacgactGAGACAGCATGCCACGATggtacgacccaacacacacacacaacctcccctacgactgggacagcatgccatgatggtacgacccaacacacacacaaccttccctacgactgggacagcatgccatgatggtacgacccaacacacacacaacctcccctacgactgggacagcatgccacgatggtacgacccaacacacacacacacaacctcccctacgactgggacagcatgccacgatggtacgacccaacacacacacacacaacctcccctacgactgggacagcatgccacgatggtacgacccaacacacacacacaaaacctcccctacgactgggacagcatgccatgatggtatgacccaacacacacacacacaacctcccctacgactgggacagcatgccatgatggtacgacccaacacacacacacaaaacctcccctacgactgggacagcatgccatgatggtacgacccaacacacacacacacaacctcccctacgactgggacagcatgccatgatggtacgacccaacacacacacacaaaacctcccctacgactgggacagcatgccatgatggtacgacccaacacacacacacaaaacctcccctacgactgggacagcatgccatgatggtatgacccaacacacacaaacgcagAGGTAGGCACACaagtctatctctccctccccaggccctACCTGTTAACTCAGTGTCTAGGCTGTTCTGTCTATCTATCCCTCCCCAGGCCCTACCTGTTAGCTCAGTGTCTAGGCtgttctgtctatctctccctccccaggccctACCTGTTAGCTCAGTGTCTAGGCtgttctgtctatctctccctccccaggccctACCTGTTAACTCAGTGTCTAGGCTGTtctgtctacctctccctccccaggccctACCTGTTAGCTCAGTGTCTAGGCTGTGCTGTGATAGAGGACACCTGGCACTATTTCCTCCATCGCCTGCTACATCACCGCAGTATCTACAAGCACATCCACAAAGTGCACCACGAGTTcactgtgagtacacacacacacacacacacacacacacacacacacacacacacacacacacacacacacacacacacacacacacacacacacacacacacacacacacacacacacacacacacacgctagacagGCAggcaagaacacacacaggcacgaatACACACAAatgccaatgtgcccttgagcaaggcatttaaccctcaTTGCTCTGGATGAGAGTGTCTGCTAACGGACTAAAATGTCAAAAAAACTTGTTATAACccgacttctctctctctgtctctctctctctgtctctctctctctctctctctctctctctgtctctctctctctctgtctctctgtctctctctctctctctctctctctctctctctctgtgtctctctctctctctgtctctgtctctgtctctctgtctctctctctctctgtctctctctctctctgtctctctctctctctgtctctgtctctctctctctctctctctctctctctgtctctctgtctctctctctctctatctctctgtctctctctgtccctgtctctccctctctttctctctctttctctctctgtctctctctctctctgtctctccctctctttctctctctctctgtctctctgtctctgtctcaattcaattcaagctttattggcatgggaaacatgtgttaacattgccaaagcaagtgaggtagataatatataaattgaaaaaaacaataaaaattaacagtaaacatcacacatacagaagtttcaaaacaatcaagacattacaaatgttatattatatatatacagtgccttgcgaaagtattcggcccccttgaactttgcgaccttttccctcatttcaggcttcaaacataaagatataaaactgtattttttttgtgaagaatcaacaacaagtgggacacaatcatgaagtggaacgacatttattggatatttcaaacttttttaacaaatcaaaaactgaaaaattggtcgtgcaaaattattcagcccctttactttcagtgcagcaaactctctccagaagttcagtgaggatctctgaatgatccaatgttgacctaaatgactaatgatgataaatacagatgcagccaagaggcccatgatcactctggatgaactgcagagatctacagctgaggtgggagactctgtccatagaacaacaatcagtcgtatattgcacaaatctggcctttatggaagagtggcaagaagaaagccatttcttaaagatatccataaaaagtgtcgtttaaagtttgccacaagccacctgggagacacaccaaacatgtggaagaaggtgctctggtcagatgaaaccaaaattgaacttggaatggttcaaaaataaacatatccaggtgttagaatggccaagtcaaagtccagacctgaatccaatcgagaatctgtggaaagaactgaaaactgctgttcacaaatgctctccatccaacctcactgagctcgagctgttttgcaaggaggaatgggaaaacatttcagtctctcgatgtgcaaaactgatagagacataccccaagcgacttacagctgtaatcgcaaggcactgtatatacagtgttttaacaatgtacaaatggtaaaggacacaagataaaataaataagcataaatatgggttgtatttacaatggtgtttgttcttcactggttgcccttttctcgtggcaacaggtcacaaatcttgctgctctgatggcacactgtggaatttcacccagtagatatgggagtttttcaaaattggatttgtttgtaatctgtgtaatctgagggaaatatgtctctctaatatggtcatacattggttaggaagtgcagctcagtttccacctcattttgtgggcagtgagcacatagcacatctcccccccccccccttgtgtcTGTAGGCTCCATTTGGCATGCAGGCAGAGTACGCCCACCCAGCTGAGACAGTGATCCTTGGGTCTGGGTTCTTCATCGGCATCATGGTGTTCTGTAACCACGTGACGTTGTTATGGGCCTGGGTCGCCTTCCGCCTGCTAGAGACCATCGAcgtacacaggtacacacacacacacacacacacactactggagACTATTGAGGAGGCAGAGGTGTAGTGGAGAGTAAACACCGCTAACACTCCTTTTTTtttctatttgtggaaaaatgcATATCTACTTTACTCACCACCACCAGGGATCTGCAGCTCTCCCTGCCTGTTGTTCTCTGGTCTGACCACCAGGGGTCTCCAGCTCTCCCTGCCTGTTGTTCTCTGGTCTGACCACCAGGGGTCTTCAGCTCTCCCTGCCTGTTGTTCTCTGGTCTGACCACCAGGGGTCTGCAGCTCTCCCTGCCTGTTGTTCTCTGGTCTGACCACCAGGGGTCTGCAGCTCTCCCTGCCTGTTGTTCTCTGGTCTGACACCAGGGATCTGCAGCTCTCCCTGCCTGTTGTTCTCTGGTCTGACCACCAGGGGTCTCCAGCTCTACCATGTAGTTCTCTAGTCTGGCCACCAGGGGTCTCCAAATCTACCATGTTCTCTTGTTTCTGACAACATTCCTgattctctacccttctcccgAGAACCTCATACTCTCCCCCTCGTGGATTTAAAAGGACTGGACTGGTGTGAGGAGTATGGTGAAAGCTCCCTCCAGCAAAGCCTgaaccaatccaatgctttttaaTGCATGAGGAGGAGTGAAGGGTAGAGAATCTGAACGCAGACACTGTGTTGTCATATGAGGAGTGTGTACGGGTGGAGTGGGGTTTAGGGGATTTTGTGTAGGTTATGTGTATACATATTACAATGTTAAATTAACAtactctcttcctttcctccctccctccctccctccctccctccctccctccctccctccctccctccctccctccctccctccctccctccctccctccctccctccctccctccctccctccctctccctcccctctctctctctctctcctccctctttctcctccctctctcctcccctctccctctcctcctctcttccctctctccctctctccctctcctcccctctctctctctctcctccctctttctcctccctctctcctcctctcttccctctcttcctctctccctctctcctctctctccctctctccctctctccctctctccctctctccctctcctcccctctctctctctctcctccctctttctcctccctctctcctccctctctcctctcctcccctctcctcccctctccttctcctctctccctctccctctcctccctctctcttctccctctcctcccctctcctcctctctccagtggGTATGACATCCCTCTCAACCCTCTCCACCTGATTCCGTTCTATGCCGGAGCTCGTTTCCATGACTTCCACCATATGAACTTCGTAGGGAACTACGCCTCCACCTTTACCTGGTGGGACAAGATACTGCACACTGACTCCCAGTACAACAGACACATGATGAGCAAGAAGAACCAGTAAACAGaccctcacacagacacacggacacgGACGGTCACGCACACACGGACGGACGCAAatactcacacacagacagacacacacacagacacacacatgcacttatGAATGCACGCTTAAACACACTTCATGAAGGTCAGAACTGGACTCCTGAGTGTGCAATGCCTTGTGGGAAAAGAACACACTAAAATAGAGTAGAACAGtcttgaccaataacatcagccCTTGTCTGGtcttgaccaataacatcagccCTTGTCTGGtcttgaccaataacatcagccCTTGTCTGGTCTTGACCAATAACatccagggttggggtcaaatgccatttcaatttcagtcaattcaggaagtacacaaACATTCCAATTCTAATTCTCTTCAATACTTGTAAATGAGGGACATTTAGAATTTGAATCGGAGTTTGATTCTCTTTTTGATTCGTCTGGAATTGACCCTGATAACATCAGGCATGTTGGAGGtcttcaggctgggtttctgtataagcactttgtgacatctgctcatgctttataaatacatttgattgattgattgattggctgGTCTTGACCAATAGCATCAGGCCATTGTTTGGTCTTGACCAATAGCATCAGGCCATTGTTTGGTCTTGACCAATAGCATCAGGCCATTGTTTGGTCTTGACCAATAGCACCAGGCCGTTGTTTGGTCTTGACCAATAGCACCAGGCCGTTGTTTGGTCTTGACCAATAGCACCAGGCCGTTGTTTGGTCTTGACCAATAGCACCAGGCCTTGTCTGGTCTTGACCAATAGCACCAGGCCGTTGTTTGGTCTTGACCAATAGCACCAGGCCGTTGTTTGGTCTTGACCAATAGCACCAGGCCGTTGTTTGGTCTTGACCAATAGCATCAGGCCTTGTCTGGTCTTGACCAATAGCATCAGGCCGT from Oncorhynchus masou masou isolate Uvic2021 chromosome 20, UVic_Omas_1.1, whole genome shotgun sequence includes these protein-coding regions:
- the LOC135507258 gene encoding methylsterol monooxygenase 1; the protein is MEVNSTATILSSAFLAVEYVDAVLPDNPLQPSLQYAWGYVNENYTKFQIATWGSLIVHEAIYFLFCLPGFLFQFLPFMQKYKIQQDKPETWEKQWRCFKMLLFNHFCIQLPMICGTYHFTEFFSIPYDWDSMPRWPYLLAQCLGCAVIEDTWHYFLHRLLHHRSIYKHIHKVHHEFTAPFGMQAEYAHPAETVILGSGFFIGIMVFCNHVTLLWAWVAFRLLETIDVHSGYDIPLNPLHLIPFYAGARFHDFHHMNFVGNYASTFTWWDKILHTDSQYNRHMMSKKNQ